The genomic region TGCTGGAGGTTGTAGAAATGACCGATCTTGCTGATAAAAAAGCGAAATTATTAAGTGGCGGGCAGCAGCAAAGAATTGCCTTGGCTCGTGCATTGGCGAAGGAACCAGAAATTCTGTTACTCGATGAACCTTTTAGCCATATAGATCACTTCAGAAAAAATAAGTTGAGAAGAAAGCTTTTTGCTTACCTGAAGGAGCAGAATATTACCTGTATCATTGCCACACACGATAGTACCGATGCGCTGGCTTTTGCCGATAGGACTTTTGTTCTCAAAAACTCAAGGATCTATGCTCAGGGAACTCCCCGGGAGTTATATGAACATCCGCAAAATCATTATGTCGCCAGCCTGTTTGGAGACGTAAATCATATTCCCATAAAGTTGCTGAAAATAGATCATGACAGTAATGACAAAGTAGTGGTCTATCCTCATGAATTAAAGATCACACAATCTGGTACCGAAGCTACAGTAAGGAAATCATATTTTAAAGGAGAGGTTTTCCTGGTTGAAGTTTCAGCAGGAAATAGATCTATACTAATAGATCACCATGAAGAATTAATAGCTGGCGAAAAGATTTGTTTTAAAGTGAAGGATGGGGTGTTGGAAGGCCGAATTAAATAATCTTTTTAATAAGCACCTCCTGCTGATTAAAAGTATAGCTGTCATTCTCAGTTTTTCCAAGCATGGCGGTAGCAACTGGAGCTTTGCTACCTATCGCATAGAATTTTGTATCCTCAACAATTAATTCTCCCGCTGGAATAGAAATGAAATAATTTGCATTTTCAGTAAAAATGATACTACCGGCTTTTACGATGTTAGAGTCGGTCTGTACATTAATCCGCTTTATAACAGACTTCATTTGTTCATACTGCTGTAATTGATTGCTGAGTTTGTTCCATTCAATGTTGATCATTTCTCGGCCCGTCTCAAACTTGTCTCCGGCACTACTCTTGGATTCATTCTCAAGATCCTGTTTTAATCCCTGCATCGCATTATGCAAAGCGGTTGTTTTTTGCTGAATAAAATCCTCACATTTATCTAGCAATTCTTGTTTAAGCATTTCCATTTAGTCTAAGCTGAGTTTACCAAGATTTTGCATCTGTCTTACGATCCAGTTCTTTCTGTTTGCGATAAAAGAAGACGCCGGACTTGCGCGATATACCCTTGGATTTGGTAAAACAGCAGCAATGGCCGCAGCTTCATACGCACCGAGGTTTACCGCATCCTTACCAAACCAATGTAATGATGCAGCTTGCGCGCCATAGACTCCTTTACCCATTTCAATACTATTCAGATAGACTTCCAGAATTCGTTCTTTGCCCCATATAATTTCGATCAAGAATGTAAAATATGCTTCCAGACCTTTCCGAAACCAGGTTCTTCCCGGGTACAGGAAAACGTTTTTCGCGGTTTGTTGTGAAATTGTGCTTGCTCCGCGAATCTTTCTTCCATTGCGATTATCTTCCATAGCTTCCTTGATCGCTTTAAAATCGAAGCCACTATGAGAAGGGAAATTCTGGTCTTCGCTTGCGATAACTGCTTTTTGGAGATGGCCTGAAATTTCATTTATTGCTACCCAATCGTGCTGAATATCTTCCTCTGGATTTTCAAAGTAACGTATCACCATTAAAGGCGTGAAAGGAACTGGCACCCATTTGTAGATCACAACGATAGCAATACTAAACAGGAACAGTCCAAGAAGTATCTTAAAGATGAAACTAAAAAATTTTCTAATCATGAATTCAATGTTATTTCGGCCAGGTCTCTACCAACCAGGCTACCAATTGCGACCCCCATTCCGCCAAGGCGAACTCCACAGCTTACATTTCTGGAAAGTGACTTCATTATTGGTTGCCTTGAGGATCCAATTCCCATGATCCCACTCCACCTTCTGTCTATTTCGAACTTGGTCTCAGGCAAGATACAGGTTTTCAATAAGTGCTCAAGTTTGTTCTGGACAAGACTGGTTGTGCCCATTTGTTCAGTCTCTTCAGCTTCGTAATCCAGGTTACGACCACCGCCAATAAGGACACGACTTCCAATATTTCGAAAATAGTAATAGCCTCTGTCCAGATGAAAAGTGCCTTTGAGATTTAAATTCTTGATAGGTTTGGTGATCAACACCTGTGCACGGGCAGGTTTCACATCTTCAAGTCCAAGGCTGGATGCAAACCCATTGGTGGCGATCAATAATTTTTTAGCTGAAATTTGAAACTTATCTGTTTCGATCCGGACGGAATGTTCTTCATCGAAAAATGAATTTACTTTGATACCGCTGAGCACCTGTATATTTTCAGAAGATACTTTCTTCAATAGTGTCTGCATCATCTTACCGGTGTCAATCTGGCCCTCAAACTGATTAACAATAAGTCTCGGCATGATATTACTAAAGCCAAAGGAATTGGAAGTTTCCTTAAAAACGGACTCTCCAAAGACCGGTTTCAGAATTTTATTAATTCCTGGAATAGCCTCCACACTGCGCTGGTACAATTCTTCATCTGCTATGGTAAAAAGCTCGTATCCTCCATTCTGTTGAAAATCGATCTGTGTGTCACCCAGATTCTTCCGAAGAAGTGATAGTCCGTTACGACGTTTTTCTACTAGTTCAACCACTTCGTCTTCAGATAAAGTTTTGAGATCATCAAGGATTTCAGATATACTTCCGAAGCAGGCAAACCCGGCGTTTTTGGTGCTAGCTCCTTCTGGAAGTAGCCCTTTCTCGAGAATGAGAATTTTGGCCGCTGGTCTTGATCTTCTTAGCTGCAAACCACAGTTTAAACCCGTGATACCACTGCCTATAATACAATAGTCGACATTATTGATCCAGGATTCGTGTTCCCAGAAGGAAAGATTCATGTTCGTTTTCAGTTTCAGGTCAAATTACAAAAAGTAGCGCATAAAAAACCCCGGAAGTTCCGGGGTTAATTTTTATTCTTCCAGAGGTTTCATCTTAAAATCCTCCATGAATTTAGTAGTATAATTACCTTCAATATAATCTGGATGATCCATCAACTGGCGGTGGAATGGAATCGTGGTTTTCACACCTTCGATCACAAACTCGTCCAGCGCACGTTTCATTTTATTGATCGCTTCCTCTCTTGTTTGAGCGGTCGTGATCAATTTCGCGATCATAGAATCATAATTTGGAGGGATCACGTAACCACTATAAACGTGGGTATCGATACGAACTCCATGACCTCCCGGTGCGTGAAGATTGGTGATCTTCCCCGGTGATGGTCTAAAGTTATGATACGGGTCTTCTGCATTGATTCTACACTCGATAGAATGCAACTGCGGAGTATAATTTTTACCTGAAATTGGCACTCCAGAAGCTACAAGGATCTGCTCACGAATAAGATCGTAATCGATCACCTGCTCTGTAATTGGGTGCTCAACCTGGATACGCGTATTCATTTCCATAAAATAGAAATTTCTATGCTTATCTACCAGGAATTCAACAGTACCCGCACCTTCATATTTAATATATTCAGCAGCTTTTACCGCAGCATCACCCATTTTCTTACGTAGCGTATCTGTCATGAATGGTGATGGAGTTTCTTCAGTAAGTTTCTGATGACGTCGTTGAACGGAACAATCTCTTTCAGAAAGATGACAGGCTTTACCGCTACTGTCTCCTACGATCTGGATCTCAATATGGCGTGGCTCCTCAATAAGCTTTTCCATATACATCCCATCATTACCAAATGATGCTGCTGCTTCTTTACGGGCAGATTCCCACGCTGGTTCCAGCTCTTCCTCTTTCCAGATAGCTCGCATCCCTTTACCTCCACCTCCGGCAGTTGCCTTCAGCATCACAGGATAGCCAATTTCCTTGGCTAGTTCTTTACATTCTTGAAAATCCTCGATAATACCTTCAGATCCAGGAACACAAGGAACACCAGCCGCTCTCATGGTAGCTTTTGCTGTTGCTTTATCTCCCATTTTGCTGATCATCTCCGGTGAAGCTCCAATGAATTTGATATCATGTTCTTCACAGATCTTGGAAAATTTAGCATTTTCAGAAAGAAAACCGTAGCCCGGGTGGATCGCATCAGCATTGGTGATCTCTGCCGCAGCAATGATATTAGAAATCTTTAGATAGGAAAGGTTACTTGGTGCTGGTCCAATACAAACCGCTTCATCTGCAAATCTAACGTGTAGACTTTCAGCATCTGCAGTAGAGTAAACTGCTACCGTTTTTATTCCCATTTCCTTACAGGTACGAATCACACGAAGTGCGATTTCTCCCCTGTTTGCAATCAATATTTTTTTAAACATACCTAGTTGCTTTTAAAGTTCTGAAGCCCATAAATGGGCTTTCAGGTGTTAAAATGGGCAGTAATTTATGACGGATCTACCAGGTAAAGTGGCTGATCGAATTCTACAGGAGATGAATCATCTACCAGTACTTTTACGATCTTTCCAGATACTTCACTTTCGATCTCGTTGAAAAGTTTCATTGCTTCAATGATACAAAGCACATCACCTTCTTTAACAGAGTCTCCAACCTCAACAAATGTTGGCTTGTCTGGAGATGGCTTTCTGTAGAATGTCCCGATTATAGGAGATTTTACAGTGATATATTTAGAATCATCATCTGCAGTTTTCTTGTCTTCAGCGGCTGGAGCAGCTTCCTGAGGAGCAGCCTGTTGAGCCGGAGCCTGCTGTTGAGCTGGCATTTGCTGAAGTTGTTGTCCTCCCATAGGAACCTGTTGTACTATGGTAGTTTCCTTATCGTCTGAACCTGTTTTAATTGTGATCTTTACATCACCTGTTTCAAGTTTAACCTCACTTGCGCCAGATTTAGCCACAAATTTAATCAGATTCTGAATTTCCTTTAAATCCATAATATTGGTGTTGGTTTTTATGAGTTATAAGCCCATTTAAGGTAAGTAGCTCCCCAAGTGAAGCCACCTCCGAAAGAGGCAAATATTAAATTATCTCCTTTTTTAAATTGTTTTTCGTAATCACTGAGTAACAAAGGTAATGTAGCAGCAGTTGTATTTCCATACCTCTCTATATTCATTAATACCTTGCTCTCATCTGTAAGGTTCATTCTCTTGGCAGTCGCATCTACTATACGCTTGTTGGCCTGGTGTGCCACCAGCCAATCTACATCTTTATTTGTAAGATTGTTTTTCTCCATAATCTGCGCACTTACTTCTGCCATGTTTGAAACCGCAAACTTAAATACAGTCTTTCCATCCTGCTGGACGTAATGAAGTTTTTTAGCAACAGTTTCTTCAGAAGGTGGTAATAGAGATCCGCCCGCAGCGATCTTGAGGGAATTACGTCCTATAGAATCACATCTAAGTAATTCATCCTGTAATCCAAGACCTTCAAAATTAGGTTCCATTAGCACAGCTCCGGCTCCATCACCAAAGATAATACAGGTTGTTCTATCTGTATAATCAAGTATAGAGGACATCTTATCTGCACCAATGACCAGAACTTTCTTATATCTTCCAGATTCTATGTAGGCCGCTCCCGTAGACATTCCATAAAGGAAACTAGAGCATGCCGCCTGCAGATCGTAGCCAAAAGCATTAACGGCACCAATCTCAGAAGCCACATGAACGGCTGTTGCCGCTACTGGCATATCTGGAGATACTGTCCCTAAAATGATTAAGTCTATTTCTGCCGGGTCAAGATTTGTCTTATTGATCAAATTTTTGGCTGCCTCTACGGCTAGGTAAGAAGTTCCCTTAGAGGGATCTTTGAGTATTCTTCTTTCTTTAATTCCTGTCCTGCTGAGGATCCACTCATCTGTGGTATCCACCAATTCTTCCAACATTTTGTTGGTCAAAATATCTTCAGGTACATAAGCACCTACAGCCGTAATCGCTGCTGTGATTTTGCTCATAAATTTGGATTTAATTCACCCTTCATCGGCAGGAAATATAATATCTTCATTCTTAGAAAATTACTAAATATTAATCAAACCGGCGTGCAAATTAAGGTCTTTTTGGGACTTAATCAACTAAAAACAAAAAACTCCCACAACGTGAGAGTTTCCTGTAATTCTTAAAGCTCTAAGACTTTACTAAGCCTCTACTTCTTCTGTGTTATCGATTAAGATCTGACCACGGTAGTAAAGTTTACCTTCGTGCCAGTGAGCTCTGTGATACAAGTGTGCTTCACCCGTTACAGCGTCTACAGCAACTTTTGGAGCTGAAGCTTTATAATGTGTTCTTCTCTTATCTCTTCTGGTTTTCGAGATTTTTCTCTTTGGATGTGCCATGGCTTCCTATTAATTATTCGTTTAATAAATTTTTTAATTTGTCCCAGCGAGGATCAATATCATCCTCATTTCTCTTTTTCTGACTTTTCAAACTGTGTTCTTCCAACTTATCAAGTACATCAGATTCCAATGTGCCGTCTTCAACACCCGGATGAATTCTTTTTGCAGGTACACCAAGTACCACCAGCTCATAAATATATTGCTGAATATTTACCTCATATTCTCCATGGGGAATAATAAGTAGATCTTCATCCTCATTGTTGAATTCATCGCCAAACTTGATCACCAGAAAAAGGGTGTTCTCTATTGGTTGATCGTAAGGCTCGTTGGTAAGATCACAATTAACATTCACTGTTCCCCCTGCGTTGAAAGTAAGCTCCATCATGGTGCTTTTCTTCTCAAACAGCAGGTCGATCTTAACATCTGCACTGTTGAATTCCTCGTACTCAAAATGTTCAAAGAACCTGTTATCTAACTCATACTCAAACTGGTGCTTCCCAAGCTTTAATCCCTTGAATGGAATCGTAAACTCCGCTAAATTCCTCATCTCTCCTCAGTTTTGAGTGCCTCACGTTTCCGTTAAGGCGGGTGCAAAGATATAAAAATTAATGAATTATGCTCTTTTTATAAACAAATTTTTGTTTATATCTTCCTACCTTGTTTCTTTAATGGATTTTCTGTGAGCACCTTATATTCTTCACGAGCTTTATAGATCTCGATCCCTTTGAATACAGCCTCTTTAAAAGAATTAATATTTGCCTCGTTCTTCCCAGCGATATCAAAACCAGTTCCATGATCTGGGGAAGTTCTAACCTTTTCCAATCCTGCGGTAAAGTTCACCCCTCTTCCAAAGGATAACGTTTTAAAAGGGATCAAACCCTGGTCATGATAAGAAGCCACCACGGCATCAAAATTCTTGTAATTTTTTGATCCGAAGAAACTATCTGCGGAATAAGGACCAAATACCAACTGTCCCTTATCTCTCAGTTTTTGAATCGTAGGCTTCAAAGTTTCCTCGTCTTCTTTCCCGATGACACCATTATCACCGCTATGAGGGTTAATTCCCAGCACAGCGATCTTAGGTTTCTGAACCCTGAAATCCTGTTTTAAGGTCTTACTGATGGTATTGATCTTTGATTCTATGAGTTCCGGAGTTATGACGGAAGCAATATCTTTCAACGCAACATGATCTGTAAGTAAACCAACCTTCAGATTATCTGTGATCATGAACATTAAGCTTTCACCTCCAAGTTCCCTGGCTAAATAATCTGTATGTCCCGGAAACTTAAAATCTTCAGACTGGATAGTCGACTTATTAATAGGCGCAGTGACCAGCACATCGATCTTATCATTTTTTAATGCTGAAGTGGCGGCAGCAAGAGATTTGAATGCAAAACTACCAATCTCATTATCTTCTTCACCAAACTTGATATTCACATTCTCCTTCCAGACATTCATCACATTGATCTTTCCATCAATTGCCTTAGAAGGATCGTCGATCCCCTGAAAGTTCAATGAGAGCTTGTAATGTTTTTTAAGAAAATTGATGATCTTAGAAGATGCGAATATAATAGGAGTACAGAATTCCAGCATTCTAGCATCATCGAAAGTCTTCAGTACGATCTCACTCCCAATTCCATTCAGATCTCCAATGCTAATCCCTAGTTTGATCATTTCCTCCTGTTTCATAAACTTTCCCGATATAATATTTTAATTTTACACACAAATGTAACCATTATTATAGAATAGCATGTTCACAGGGATCGTAGAAGAAATAGGAAAAATTGTAGCTGTAGAGAAGTCGGAAGGCAATGTGAATCTTACGATTTCTGCGGAAATGACTCCGGAATTAAAGATAGACCAAAGTGTTTCTCATAATGGTGTATGTCTTACAGTGGTTTCTATTGAAGGAAATATGTATACTGTTACCGCGGTTCAGGAGACCTTGAACAAGACAAGTATAGGAAATCTGAAGACTGGAGATGCTGTCAACCTGGAACGCGGCATGAAACTAGGTGCTCGACTTGATGGGCATATAGTACAGGGACATGTTGACCAGACGGCCATCTGTAAAGAAGTAAAAGAAACGGAAGGTAGCTGGCTTTACACCTTTGAGTACGACCCATCGGTTGGAAATCTTACGATAGAAAAAGGATCTATTACTGTTAACGGAGTAAGTCTTACCGTTGTGAACAGCAAGGCGACAGAATTTTCTGTAGCGATCATTCCTTATACTTATGAGCATACGAATTTTAAAGATCTGCAAAAAGGAGATACAGTAAATCTTGAGTTTGATGTAATCGGGAAATATGTGAAGCGAATCACCGAGCTTTCCTAAGCAAGATCAAATTTTCTAAGCTGGTAACATCCAACGACCAGACCTGCACCCATCAAAATATAAACATAATCGTCTATAGGAAGGCAAAGTCCAACTGGTGGAGGAACACCATTTCCATTTCCATTACCGCCGGGACCGTTCCCGTTCCCATTACCAGGATCACACGGAGGACCTTTACGTCCATTACCATTGTCCTGAGCCATAGGTTCTGGAGGTGACATCTGAGTATAGGCCGATGTGGCTATTCCAAAGAATAAACCTAAGCTAAGCAGCAAAATTCTCAAACGGCTCATAATTAAAAGTATAACACCCAAAGCTTCAGGTTGCTAACCTGAAAACACATACTATTAAATGAACGATATGTCATTTGTTAGCGAGTGAATTTCTGAAATATTTACGTAAATACGTAAAGATCAGTTTAGAATTAAAAAATCATTCGCGCATCACTCTGAATAACAGAGATATAAAAACTCCCTGTCCCTTCAAAAATAGGCAATAAAAGCCTTTATAGCAATAGGCTCCGTCTATATTTTAATTTCGGGGTAGAACTTCTACTTAAGCAACACCGGGAATTCCTGTAAGTGAGTTCTGCCTTATGAACTATCCTGCGAAGGGATTTTGTTTTCTATTCCGCCATTCTTTTAGCAGATCTAAAACTTGAAACATTGATACTTTATCAATTTCAGGTTAGATAGAAATAAATGTTTAGTTTTAAGCGTCAAATGTATAGCCCCGACATTCGTAAATTATGAAGAATATACCTATTCCTGAGAACGATAAGAGTAGAAATCTCGAAGTTGAGAAATACAAGCCGCAACAACGAATCGATGATGAGGATCTTGATTTCTTAAGTGCTATGGCTGCTGAGATTTGTGGTACTCCAAGTGCCTTGATTACCCTAATTGGTCAGAATACGCAATATATAAAGTCGGCTTATGGTATGGACCTAGAAACAAGGGAATTCCCGAGGGAGTTTACTTTTTGCGCTCATACTATTAGTTCTCCCGAAGGATTTATGGTGGTAGAAAATGCACGGGAAGATGAAAGATTCAGAAATAATCCTTTTGTAACCGGAGAAAATCCAATTCTTTGTTATGCGGGTGTACCACTTTCGAATTCGTCAGGTTATTCAATAGGTTCTTTATGTACCATAGATTTTGAGCCTAAAAGCTTTTCCGAAGAACAAATAGAAAAGCTTAAAAAGGTTGCAAACCAGGTAATGAAGTCGATCGAGCTTTCCCGAAAGACCAATGAGTTGAAACAACTTAATGAAAACCTGCTCAGGGAGCAAACAAAAAATAATTATATCATTGAAGGTACTGAAACTGCCACTTTTGACTGGGATATCGTCAATGACCAAATGAGTTTTAATGATGTCTGGTTCCAGATTTCCGGTTACTCTCGAAGCGAGTTCCCAAACCAGATGGTTGATTCCTGGAGAACCATCGTTCATCCTGATGATCTGCAACCACTTCAGCAACAAGTACAGCTACATTTCGATGGGAAAAAGAAAAAGTTCAGCAGTGAATTTAGAATAAAGCATAAGAACGGTAAGTATCTTTGGATATCCAGCCAGGGAAAGATCTTCGAAAGAGATGCAAGTGGAAGACCAACCAGAATGTATGGCTTACACCGTGACATAAGTGATAAGAAGAAAGTTGATGTTGAGATACAGTTTAGAGAAAAGCTTCTTGAATCTTTATATAATTTATCTCCATTAGGGATCGCCTTAAATGATTACGAGACTGGTGCTTTTATAGAAGTGAATAAGAGATTGGTAGAACCTACGGGTTATAGTCAGGAGGAATTTTTAAATCTCACCTATTTTCAGTTAACTCCGGAAGAATATCTGGATATGGAGAAAGAGCAGCTCAAAGAACTGGATGCAACAGGAAGCTACGGGCCATACGAAAAAGAATACATTAGAAAAGATGGATCTAAATACCCGGTTTTATTAAGAGGGGTGTTAGCTAAAGATCCCAATGGTAAGAAAATCATCTGGAGTTTTGTCGAAGATATTTCAGAAAAAAAGAGAAATGAAGAGTTACAGGAATTGAACTTTCAGAAGATCGAAAAGCTTCTTTCCATTACCGAGAAGCAAAATGACCGATTAAAAAATTTCGCGCATATCGTTTCTCATAATTTACGCTCTCACTCCAGTGGAATCTCATTATTACTTGATTTCT from Christiangramia sp. OXR-203 harbors:
- the accB gene encoding acetyl-CoA carboxylase biotin carboxyl carrier protein: MDLKEIQNLIKFVAKSGASEVKLETGDVKITIKTGSDDKETTIVQQVPMGGQQLQQMPAQQQAPAQQAAPQEAAPAAEDKKTADDDSKYITVKSPIIGTFYRKPSPDKPTFVEVGDSVKEGDVLCIIEAMKLFNEIESEVSGKIVKVLVDDSSPVEFDQPLYLVDPS
- the mtgA gene encoding monofunctional biosynthetic peptidoglycan transglycosylase gives rise to the protein MIRKFFSFIFKILLGLFLFSIAIVVIYKWVPVPFTPLMVIRYFENPEEDIQHDWVAINEISGHLQKAVIASEDQNFPSHSGFDFKAIKEAMEDNRNGRKIRGASTISQQTAKNVFLYPGRTWFRKGLEAYFTFLIEIIWGKERILEVYLNSIEMGKGVYGAQAASLHWFGKDAVNLGAYEAAAIAAVLPNPRVYRASPASSFIANRKNWIVRQMQNLGKLSLD
- a CDS encoding beta-ketoacyl-ACP synthase III codes for the protein MSKITAAITAVGAYVPEDILTNKMLEELVDTTDEWILSRTGIKERRILKDPSKGTSYLAVEAAKNLINKTNLDPAEIDLIILGTVSPDMPVAATAVHVASEIGAVNAFGYDLQAACSSFLYGMSTGAAYIESGRYKKVLVIGADKMSSILDYTDRTTCIIFGDGAGAVLMEPNFEGLGLQDELLRCDSIGRNSLKIAAGGSLLPPSEETVAKKLHYVQQDGKTVFKFAVSNMAEVSAQIMEKNNLTNKDVDWLVAHQANKRIVDATAKRMNLTDESKVLMNIERYGNTTAATLPLLLSDYEKQFKKGDNLIFASFGGGFTWGATYLKWAYNS
- a CDS encoding riboflavin synthase — protein: MFTGIVEEIGKIVAVEKSEGNVNLTISAEMTPELKIDQSVSHNGVCLTVVSIEGNMYTVTAVQETLNKTSIGNLKTGDAVNLERGMKLGARLDGHIVQGHVDQTAICKEVKETEGSWLYTFEYDPSVGNLTIEKGSITVNGVSLTVVNSKATEFSVAIIPYTYEHTNFKDLQKGDTVNLEFDVIGKYVKRITELS
- the rpmF gene encoding 50S ribosomal protein L32; the protein is MAHPKRKISKTRRDKRRTHYKASAPKVAVDAVTGEAHLYHRAHWHEGKLYYRGQILIDNTEEVEA
- the accC gene encoding acetyl-CoA carboxylase biotin carboxylase subunit, encoding MFKKILIANRGEIALRVIRTCKEMGIKTVAVYSTADAESLHVRFADEAVCIGPAPSNLSYLKISNIIAAAEITNADAIHPGYGFLSENAKFSKICEEHDIKFIGASPEMISKMGDKATAKATMRAAGVPCVPGSEGIIEDFQECKELAKEIGYPVMLKATAGGGGKGMRAIWKEEELEPAWESARKEAAASFGNDGMYMEKLIEEPRHIEIQIVGDSSGKACHLSERDCSVQRRHQKLTEETPSPFMTDTLRKKMGDAAVKAAEYIKYEGAGTVEFLVDKHRNFYFMEMNTRIQVEHPITEQVIDYDLIREQILVASGVPISGKNYTPQLHSIECRINAEDPYHNFRPSPGKITNLHAPGGHGVRIDTHVYSGYVIPPNYDSMIAKLITTAQTREEAINKMKRALDEFVIEGVKTTIPFHRQLMDHPDYIEGNYTTKFMEDFKMKPLEE
- the pdxA gene encoding 4-hydroxythreonine-4-phosphate dehydrogenase PdxA; the encoded protein is MKQEEMIKLGISIGDLNGIGSEIVLKTFDDARMLEFCTPIIFASSKIINFLKKHYKLSLNFQGIDDPSKAIDGKINVMNVWKENVNIKFGEEDNEIGSFAFKSLAAATSALKNDKIDVLVTAPINKSTIQSEDFKFPGHTDYLARELGGESLMFMITDNLKVGLLTDHVALKDIASVITPELIESKINTISKTLKQDFRVQKPKIAVLGINPHSGDNGVIGKEDEETLKPTIQKLRDKGQLVFGPYSADSFFGSKNYKNFDAVVASYHDQGLIPFKTLSFGRGVNFTAGLEKVRTSPDHGTGFDIAGKNEANINSFKEAVFKGIEIYKAREEYKVLTENPLKKQGRKI
- a CDS encoding transcription elongation factor; the protein is MLKQELLDKCEDFIQQKTTALHNAMQGLKQDLENESKSSAGDKFETGREMINIEWNKLSNQLQQYEQMKSVIKRINVQTDSNIVKAGSIIFTENANYFISIPAGELIVEDTKFYAIGSKAPVATAMLGKTENDSYTFNQQEVLIKKII
- a CDS encoding YceD family protein, which translates into the protein MRNLAEFTIPFKGLKLGKHQFEYELDNRFFEHFEYEEFNSADVKIDLLFEKKSTMMELTFNAGGTVNVNCDLTNEPYDQPIENTLFLVIKFGDEFNNEDEDLLIIPHGEYEVNIQQYIYELVVLGVPAKRIHPGVEDGTLESDVLDKLEEHSLKSQKKRNEDDIDPRWDKLKNLLNE
- a CDS encoding FAD-dependent oxidoreductase, which gives rise to MNLSFWEHESWINNVDYCIIGSGITGLNCGLQLRRSRPAAKILILEKGLLPEGASTKNAGFACFGSISEILDDLKTLSEDEVVELVEKRRNGLSLLRKNLGDTQIDFQQNGGYELFTIADEELYQRSVEAIPGINKILKPVFGESVFKETSNSFGFSNIMPRLIVNQFEGQIDTGKMMQTLLKKVSSENIQVLSGIKVNSFFDEEHSVRIETDKFQISAKKLLIATNGFASSLGLEDVKPARAQVLITKPIKNLNLKGTFHLDRGYYYFRNIGSRVLIGGGRNLDYEAEETEQMGTTSLVQNKLEHLLKTCILPETKFEIDRRWSGIMGIGSSRQPIMKSLSRNVSCGVRLGGMGVAIGSLVGRDLAEITLNS
- a CDS encoding ABC transporter ATP-binding protein; translation: MLQLKNVSFAYDTEPVLKNINMNIKPAENISIIGESGCGKSTLLKLIYGLLHTEGKIIWKDKELLGPNFNLVPGEDFIKYLAQDFDLMLPLSAADNVGKYLSNFYPVKKTRRIKELLEVVEMTDLADKKAKLLSGGQQQRIALARALAKEPEILLLDEPFSHIDHFRKNKLRRKLFAYLKEQNITCIIATHDSTDALAFADRTFVLKNSRIYAQGTPRELYEHPQNHYVASLFGDVNHIPIKLLKIDHDSNDKVVVYPHELKITQSGTEATVRKSYFKGEVFLVEVSAGNRSILIDHHEELIAGEKICFKVKDGVLEGRIK
- a CDS encoding PAS domain-containing protein, which produces MKNIPIPENDKSRNLEVEKYKPQQRIDDEDLDFLSAMAAEICGTPSALITLIGQNTQYIKSAYGMDLETREFPREFTFCAHTISSPEGFMVVENAREDERFRNNPFVTGENPILCYAGVPLSNSSGYSIGSLCTIDFEPKSFSEEQIEKLKKVANQVMKSIELSRKTNELKQLNENLLREQTKNNYIIEGTETATFDWDIVNDQMSFNDVWFQISGYSRSEFPNQMVDSWRTIVHPDDLQPLQQQVQLHFDGKKKKFSSEFRIKHKNGKYLWISSQGKIFERDASGRPTRMYGLHRDISDKKKVDVEIQFREKLLESLYNLSPLGIALNDYETGAFIEVNKRLVEPTGYSQEEFLNLTYFQLTPEEYLDMEKEQLKELDATGSYGPYEKEYIRKDGSKYPVLLRGVLAKDPNGKKIIWSFVEDISEKKRNEELQELNFQKIEKLLSITEKQNDRLKNFAHIVSHNLRSHSSGISLLLDFLSESNPEIKVEEPFKHLKTASGNLESTIHDLNDIVKVNVSGQEDFQIIQLKAAVNKIVESVEPLTKTGNIEIYVEVGETINVYGLRAYIESILLNLVTNGIKYSSPDRNSIIKITAKEDVLNKLVLIEIEDNGIGIDLDTHRKDLFKMYKIFHKHEDARGVGLFLVKNQVENMNGSIDIESTVDVGTKFIIKLPNEQN